The Phycisphaerae bacterium genomic interval AATGCCACCCTGCGCGATCGAAACTCCGATACGGGCGACTCAGCCCTAAAACCTCAATCGCCCATTTCTTGCCGTACCTCGCCTCGAAACCCGAAGTGCGGCTGTCCTTCCGGTTCAAACCCCACACGTCGTGGTTCCCAATACAGTGCTCGGTCGGCAACGAGTTCTCGGCCTTCATCACCTTGGCAAACAGCTCCCACTGTACCCGTACCCGAGCTTCATCCGCGCCCAACGAGTCCATGATCACGTCGCCGCCGGTCAGCACCAATTCCGGACGATCATCCTGGCTCTGGACGTGCCGAAGGCAGGCGGCCAACCCCTCCCCAGCACGGCGCTCGGGCTGCACGTGAATGTCGGTCAAATGGGCAAGGCGGACAACTCGCTTGCGATTGGCCCCCGCCGGGGAACCCTCTGAACCGACCACCGAGAGCGCCCCGAGGCCCAGGGCAGCGGTCACGGAGCTCGCCTTCACCACCTCACGCCTGGTCAACGAACAGCCACCGGCGTTTTCCGTCATCGTCCACACTCCTTCATTCCCTTCAGACCACCCCGCTCGGCATCGGCAGGCCTGCCTACACTATAGGACCTCTTCGGCCGGGACAAGGGTCAATTGGTTGCCCCAGGGCGGTTTCCGCCTTGTCAATTGACTCTGCGAGTCGTTGAGCAATACAATGATTGTGGCTTGAGGTAAGTGTGGGAATCGCCGTCTGACTTGCAGGATGGGACTGCTATGAAACTTGCGTACGATTATCGGCATGGTTTGGTGCTGGCGAGTATCGCCTTGGCCGCCCTGGGATTCGGCTGTGCCCCAGGATCCCCCCTCGACCCCGGCGGGAATCCGGATACCGGGCACGGTACACCCATCGCCTCGGTCATTCCGGTAGGCTCATACAGCGGGGGCGGCCAGCTCAACAGCACATTGCTCAGCGGCGCGGAGAGCGAGACCCTGCGCACCTTCTCTCGCGCTTCGGACTCCATCTCCATGCTTGCGGCCTTCGGAGCGTCCGGTGAGATCCTGACCCCGACGGGCGAGGCGATGGCCGTCGGCTATCAGAAGAGCCTGACCTTCCTCCTCCAGGATCCAGAGGACGGGACCAAGCTGATCGGTGAACCAGTCACCCTGACCGTGACTTCGATCACCCCGACCACCACCGGTCTGATCATCAACTACAGCGCCACAATGAACACCCTTCCGCCTCAGGGCGGTGGCCAGGTCACCATCTCCGGTACGCAGGCAAGCGAGACCTATATTCTGCAGCAATCAGGCGAGATCATGGTCCTGATCCAGATCCTGATGGGCGCGCCTGCGGATCAGCCGCGGTTGACCGCCATCCTGTCCGGCCAGGTCATCTTGGCCAAGTGACGGGACCGGCGGCGGAATTCCTCCTTCGAGTAGACACCCGATGAGCAGGCGTTGTGGAGGGTCACAACGCCTGCTCCGTTTTGTCGGTAGAAGCCAGGCTCGATTCATAACCCCGGCTTGCCCGCAAAATGATCGATCGAGCCGCGGACCAATCGACGGAACTGCTCGGCGTCACACTGCTCGATGCGCTGCAGCCAGAACTGAACCTGGTCCTCCTCCGGCCGAAGGTGGCGAATCACCACGTCCAGGCCAAGCCGGTCCACCATCGCAGGCGTAAACTGGCCCCGGCCTGCACGGACTTCGACCCTCAAAGCCTGGGCATGATTGGTCACCACACGCCCCCAGACCCCTTTGACCCGCGGATGCTCCATCACCACCATCACCTTCCGACCCCAGTCTTCGACAATCGCCGGCTCCACCTTCTTGAACCGCCCAAGCAGCTCCACAATCAACGTCCCGCGCCACAGGCGAGCCTGGCTCCTGGGAATGACATCCTGTGAAAGGTGCCATTGCCGGCCGTTGACCTTCCACGGCTGCCTGGAGGCGACGTCGGCGGCCAGCTTGCGAACCAGCCGCTCGTAAGCCTTCACCACCAGCTTGATGAACTGCTTACCGCCGACCGTGGCGATCTCCCTGCGGCTGTGGATCAGCACGCGGATATCGTCCGTGTGGGCACCAGAATGACGAACCGTCACCCGAGGCTCCCGGCCGTAGATCGGCAGTTCCTCACATTCGTCTAACGTCCTGAGTGGTACGAGCTTGCGTACCTCCGCGGCACTGAACGCCCGAGTGGGCACGCGGAAGTTCAGATCCAGCAACCACGGGTGAGCCGTCCGGGCATGGAAGAACCACGGCGTGCCGCTGCCGGGCATCTTGATCTCCACCCGGCTGCGGTGATTCCAGTCGGTCGCCGAGAAACGCTTTGAGCCGGCGGATTCGATCTCATCCACCACCCAATCCAGAGCCTCCCCCTCCCATCGCACCTTTTCGCCCCGATGCCCCACACGATCGCGGGTGTGCCACCGCCGGCCGTCCACCTCCCACGGCAGATCGGCCTCCCCCACCTCCGCCAGCTCCAGGGCCGCCTCGTCGGTCACCTCGACCCGGTCCGGGTCAAACACCGCGCGCTCCTCCCGAGGCACGGCCGCGAGCACGCCCCTCAGCACCGCGCCGGTGTGCGAGCCTTTCACCGAGGCGATCCGTTCGGGCGGCCCCTCGGCCACGATCTCCCCGCCACCGACTCCCCCTTCCGGCCCGAGATCTACGACCCAATCGGCGGTCTTGATGACATCCAGGTTGTGCTCGATGCAGATCACCGTGTTGCCCAAATCGCACAACCGGTGAAGCACGTCGAGCAACCTCCGCAAATCGTCAAAATGCAGACCGGTAGTTGGCTCGTCTAGCATGTAGAGGGTCTTGCCGGTACTGGGGCGACCCAGCTCCGCAGCCAGCTTCACACGCTGGGCCTCGCCGCCGGACAACGTCGGGGCAGGCTGACCGAGCTCCAGATACTCCAACCCGACATCGGCCAGCGTCTGCAGCATGCGCCTGACCTTGGGGATGTTGGCGAACAACTCCAGGGCAGCGCCAATCCGCATCGACAACACGTCGGCGATGCTCTTGCCTTTGAAACGCACGCTCAGCGTCTCGGCCTTGTAGCG includes:
- a CDS encoding metallophosphoesterase, with the translated sequence MTENAGGCSLTRREVVKASSVTAALGLGALSVVGSEGSPAGANRKRVVRLAHLTDIHVQPERRAGEGLAACLRHVQSQDDRPELVLTGGDVIMDSLGADEARVRVQWELFAKVMKAENSLPTEHCIGNHDVWGLNRKDSRTSGFEARYGKKWAIEVLGLSRPYRSFDRAGWHFIVLDSTFPVDQGYTAKLDDEQFAWLKGDLAKVQPDVPVLVLSHIPILSVAAFMDGENEKTGDWQVPGAWMHIDARKIKDLFVKHPNVKVCLSGHLHLVDRVDYLGVSYFCNGAVGGGWWKGGYQECEPGYALVDLYADGTCSCRYVTYGWRAQE